In Trichomycterus rosablanca isolate fTriRos1 chromosome 2, fTriRos1.hap1, whole genome shotgun sequence, the genomic window CCCACTGCTAtatatcatcaccccactgctgtacatcatcaccccactgctgtacattatcaccccactgctgtacatcacctcactgctatatatcatcaccccactgctatatatcatcaccccactgctgtacatcatcaccccactgctgtacattatcaccccactgctgtacattatcaccccactgctgtacatcacctcactgctataTATCATCAACCCACTGCTAtatatcatcaccccactgctgtacatcatcaccccactgctgtacatcatcaccccactgctgtacatcacctcactgctataTATCATCAACCCACTGCTAtatatcatcaccccactgctgtacatcatcaccccactgctgtacattatcaccccactgctgtacatcacctcactgctatatatcatcaccccactgctatatatcatcaccccactgctgtacatcatcaccccactgctgtacatcatcacctcactgctatatatcatcaccccactgctgtacatcatcaccccactgctgtacatcatcacctcactgctgtacatcatcacctcactgctgtacatcatcacctcactgctgtacatcatcaccccactgctgtacatcatcaccgcactgctgccacatcatcaccccactgctgccacatcatcacctcactgctatatatcatcaccccactgctatatatcatcaccccactgctgtacatcatcacctcactgctgtacatcatcaccccactgctatatatcatcaccccactgctgtacatcctcaccccactgctatatcatcaccccactgctgtacatcatcacctcactgctgtacatcatcaccccactactgtacatcatcaccccactgctgtacatcatcaccccactgctgtacaccatcacctcactgctgtacatcatcaccccactactgtacatcatcaccccactgctgtacatcatcaccccactgctgtacatcatcaccccactgctgtacatcatcaccgcactgctgccacatcatcaccccactgctgccacatcatcacctcactgctatatatcatcaccccactgctatatatcatcaccccactgctgtacatcatcacctcactgctgtacatcatcaccccactgctatatatcatcaccccactgctgtacaacctcaccccactgctatatcatcaccccactgctgtacatcatcacctcactgctgtacatcatcaccccactgctgtacatcatcacctcactgctgtacatcatcacctcactgctgtacatcatcaccccactgctgtacatcatcaccccactgctatacatcatcacctcactgctgtacatcatcaccccactactgtacatcatcaccccactgctgtacatcatcaccccactactgtacatcatcaccccactactgtacatcatcaccccactgctgtacatcatcaccccactgctgtacatcatcaccccactgctgtacaccatcaccccactgttgtacatcatcaccccactactgtatatcatcaccccactgctgtatatcatcaccccactgctgtacatcatcacctcattgttgtacatcatcaccccactgctgtacatcatcacctcactgctgccacatcatcacctcactgctgtacaccatcaccccactgttgtacatcatcaccccactactgtacatcatcaccccactactgtacatcatcaccccactgttgtacatcatcaccccactgctgtacatcatcacctcactgctgtacatcatcaccccactgctgtacatcatcaccccactgctgtacatcatcaccccactgctgtacatcatcacctcactgctgtacatcatcacctcactgctgtacatcatcacctcactgctgtacatcatcacctcactgctgtacatcatcacctcactgctgtacatcatcacctcactgctatacatcatcacctcactgctgtacatcacctcactgctgtacatcatcacctcactgctgtacatcatcaccccactgctgtacatcatcaccccactgctgtacatcatcacctcactgctgtacatcatcacctcactgctgtacatcatcacctcactgctgtacatcatcacctcactgctgtacatcatcaccccactactgtacatcatcaccccactgctgtacatcatcaccccactgctgtacatcatcacctcactgctgcctcatcatcacctcactactgtacatcatcaccccactgctgtacatcatcacctcactgctgcctcatcatcacctcactactgtacatcatcaccccactgctttaCATCTTCACCCCattgctgtacatcatcaccccactgctgtacatcatcacctcactgctgtacatcatcaccccactgctgtacatcatcaccccactgctgtacatcaccaccccactgctgtacataatcaccccactgctatatatcatcaccccactgctgtacatcatcaccccactgctgtacatcatcacctcactgctatatatcatcaccccactgctatatatcatcacctcactgctgtacatcatcaccccactgctgtacatcatcacctcactgctatatatcatcaccccactgctgtacatcatcacctcactgctatatcatcaccccactgctatataatatcaccccactgctgtacatcatcacctcactgctgtacatcatcaccccactgctgtacatcatcacctcactgctgtacatcatcaccttaCTGCTGTACagcatcaccccactgctgtacatcatcacctcactgctgtacatcatcacctcactgctatatatcatcaccccactgctatatatcatcaccccactgctgtacgtcatcacctcactgctatatatcatcaccccactgctatatatcatcaccccactgctgtacatcatcacctcactgctatatatcatcaccccactgctatatatcatcacctcactgctgtacatcatcacctcactgctatatatcatcaccccactgctatatatcatcaccccactgctgtacatcatcacctcactgctgtacatcatcacctcactgctatatatcatcaccccactgctatatatcatcacctcactgctgtacatcatcacctcactgctatatatcatcaccccactgctatatatcatcaccccactgctgtacatcatcacctcactgctgtacatcatcacctcactgctatatatcatcaccccactgctatatatcatcaccccactgctatatatcatcacctcactgctgtacatcatcacctcactgctgtacatcatcaccctactgctgtcttttgctgtctttaaaaaacgaataaaaaccttcatcacctctttactgagAACTTAAACTGACTTGtactggttctaacaggttttagcagatgtgtgtttttggactgttgttacttaaactagagtaatgaaatgttcactatggaagctcttctgtaagttactctggataagagcatctgctaaatgccgaaaatgtaaatgtaaatataaatggtaCTTTGTCTCACATTCTAGATGAAAGTCTATTTTTTCTGCAGttgcacttggaatactgattaaaagCTTTCACTTTAAGTTTAAGAAACATGGAGTTTAAAAAAACATGCTGTACTATACTTaagttgaattaaatatacttaaaatagtTTTAATTTTAGCAATTTAGTACTCAATACAATTAAAATCGAGCTTTTTTCTatagtaaataaaattattatcaaaAGCACTGTGTGTATGAATGCAAGAGAGGGCCTCTCCAATTCTCCAAGCTTATAAGAAGACTTAGTGTTGCTTTATTGACAAAATGAGATAGAACGTATCAAATGTAAGAGTGGTGATAATTGTGGTAAATTTTCTCATATTTTCAGTGAGAGATGAAGCTCATTAGCTAAAAGCTGGATTTCTTATCACCATTTTTACTAGCTCTTTACCAGAGGTTCCAGTAATTATAGAGGGGAGTGTAACTGGTTAATTAAGTAATTACTTCTTACATGCTGTTGTTAGAGGTAATATGTAAACCCAGAAGAAATCAGACAGAGGTAAATACCTTTTCATGGCACTTTATTGTACAGGACAGtttcatttctatttattttcaatACATTGTAAGATAAAAGGTATTGTGATATTTAGTTTACATATAGAAGAAGAAACTTACATTATCAGCAGTTATATTCTGTAAACCAATTTAAACCTGCTgagatcatgtgtgtgtgtgtgtgtgtgtgtgtgtgtgtgtgtgtgtgtgtgtgtgtgttacagcacCACTTACTTTGTTATTGTTTCTGATGGTGGGTGGAGCTGCAGTGGTTTTATAAAGTGAAACAGAAAGTATTTGTGTCTATTCTGAACTGAACAGGGAAGGAATTATACAGAGAAACCCCAACCAAGGTGAGTAATTTATGACTGgctattaaacaaaataatatattttatttacaaaacatgACCAAAACTATGTAGATACCACACAATACACTTCTGATTAAAACTCTGGCTATTAATATTGATTCccattagcaatgggtgtgacagAAGCACctaaggggtgtctacataccttTGGTCATATTCTATAGTTCAGGCCATTATGATTAAACTGCTGTAGGTACTGTAATTAACAAACAATGATTAAATCTGTGGACGTGTGTAGTAAAACAAAGAAGTAGAAtcttactgtccattttgtagatatttgtatttttaacatttttattattactaccaCTGAGTgcacttttacatttttgtgctACTACAGTAACTACTGTCATAGAAAAAAATGAGACCTAGTAACAAAGACTCAGAATAAAATCAGGACGTCCCAGGATTCATGCAAAAGGTTTATTGCGCAAGATCTATTGCAGTAGGACACATCTCATCTACAGTCAACCTGCAGTCCATCAGAGAATGTGTGATGAGACAAAGAAAAATCACATTACTTATACTCacttcagggtgttggccaaaGCCTTGGTGATTTCTAGAACATTCTATCTCTGGGCAGATTTCAAAGCTAACTCAAAAAACAGGAAGTACTGTCTAGTTTCAAAGCAGAGCTAGTCTCCAaaaataacagaccttacagacaTACAGAATAATTAACTTTTTGACCTCAGATGACTTGCACCAAAATGTTAAAGATTatagaaaaatgtataaatgtattaaaacttctaatttatttaaaatatattaaaaattccCTCACACTACTTAGTGGGAGGAAATTAGTTTGGAACCCAGAATAAAGTGTCAGTCAATCAGTGGATCTGCTGAATTGAGTGGAATAACTGAGGTACGAGTGCTGTCATACATTAGAAAAAAGCAGTACTGTTTGTCTATTTTCGCACATTTCTAAAACTGTTTCAAATGTTTAATCAACTACTGAACCTAAAAAATAGTAGATGTGAGTTAGTTTATGTGATCATTTGattactttatattattatatatattactcTGATAAAACATTATCAGACACCAACTGGCCCAGTGTGAAAAATGTAATGGTGTCTAATAGACTAAATGCAGCTCAGTAGCATCTACACTTTACTAACTAGAATCTTTTATACTCCATTATTCTGCAGTTCAAAGAAAGTTCTTTATAAATTGTAAATATGAACCATGAATTAGGTTTTAAACGAATTAGGTTTAAAGGTAAGGTTTTAAACAATACTAAACCTTATTTGAAGTGACCCCCACCTACTAACATTTCTCCAAGAATTCCAACCCAGTCCCAGCAAGTCACTACAAACATCTCTAAGGATCTTCAAGCCTGACTTGTTTCCGGGGCGGTTGTCAATAAGCCAGTAAGATTTTTTAGGAATCTCaaagcaaacaccacacagacacagaggtaaggtttaataatttattaaggactaaaagaataaaaaaatactcaGGGCAGGAGCAGCGAGGGACCCAGAAGGCAGGAAGGAAACCAGGGGAGCAGCGAGGGACCCAGAAGGCAGAAAGGAAGCCGGGGGAGCAGCGAGGGTTAATAATAACAAGTTTTATTTACAATTCACAGGAAGTGAAGAAAGTCCAGAAACTCTAATATTGATACATCATCTTCAACAGGAAACTGTGCAACTGATTCCACAATATCAGTAAGAATTTCCATTGATTGCTCTGTTTTTGTaagaattattaatatatttcagATAGATTGTTTTGTTGCTGCTACAGATCAGGAACAGGACTGTGTCTCTGTACACAAATTAAGGTCCAAAATCACATGATTTAATGAGTGTGAAGGACCTGCAGTCTCCATCACAGAGCCCTAACCAAATATAAATGTGAATGTTGATGGTGAACCAGGTTTCTCATCCAACATgtccacagacacacaaacattgtggaaagccttctcagaaacgTTTAgggtgttacagcagcaaagtgtgtgtttatatgccATTTACCACATGATGTATAAACATTTTactcctttctttctttctttctttcttttcttttttctgtctgtgaCTAAAAGGATCCAGTAAGAGATCCAGAGATCAGATCTGCTGAGATGAACAAGGAGGAACGGTGGATCGTGCTGCTGGGAAGGACTGGTGTTGGGAAGAGTGCAACAGGAAACACCATTCTGGGAAAAAATGCTTTCAGATCAGAGAGATCTTTAAGCTCAGTAACAAAACAAAGTGAATGTGTAGAAGCTGTGATAGGAGGAAAACATGTACGTGTGGTTGATACACCAGGATTATTTAACACAACACTGCCACAAGATCAGTTAGGGATGGAGTTGTGCAGGAGTGTTTATCTCTCACAATCAGGAGTTCATGCTTTCATTCTGGTTTTCAGGTTTGATACATTCACAGAACAGGAAGAGGAAATAATTAAAAGGTTACAGAAGGTTTTTGGTCAGAAGGTTTTAGATCACACAATTCTTCTGTTTACTCATGGTGAGGGTGGAAGCGAGAAAATAATAGATCAGGAAATAAGCAGAAATGAACATCTCAGAAGAGCTTTAGATCAGTGTGGAAGAAGATTTCACATAATTAACAACTCAGCTCTAAAGAACAAACAGCAGGTCCCTGAACTTCTGCAGAAGATAGACAGGATGGTGGTGCAGAATGGAGGAGGATGCTACACTAATGAGATGTATAGGGTAGCACAGGGCTTAACCTGGGAGAAATTCTGGGAAACAGTTAAGGTTGTTTCTTTTTAGGATTATTGATATTTTTTACTTAGGAGTTGAGCCAGCTAATTGAACTGGCTTTGAGATCATTGTCAAGGTATTTGCATGGACAGGATAGGGAGCATTTGTTGTAGGAACTAGTTGCTGGTGATTGAGGAATCAGAGGTTCTGTTCAGAAGGCAGAACCCTGCAGAACCCTTCTGAAGTAAAGAGTAACTTCAATTAATGAGAGTTTAAAATCACAAGGAGACACAGAGAGATGgtttaattattaaatcatttctaTACTGCTATAATAGTTTCTATATTAGAATAGAGTAGAATCTTTATTGTGACTATACACAATCTTACCTTTAAGAGGTATGAGCATGTGCAGAGAGAGTGTTCAGACAGCGATAGATAAGAGCATGGTGTTTAGCTCAGATTGTAGCCTGACTGTTCTATTCTACTGCTGTTATCCTGGATTGTGATAAATGGAAGTGTGGGTAATAAATACTCCCATTACCCTGCACTGGTGGActcctgtgtgtatgtgtttcctTGAGAAGACAGGGCTAGTAACTAAGCGCCATTGTTCTCTCTCCAAGGGGCCTTCCCACTCTAACCAGTCGTTACAACAAGTACAATGATATTTTGTATGGCATCTCTCCAGTAGAGTAGCAGCAATAgagaaaaatagtaaaaatcaCAAACAAATTATTTACAGTCTTAAAAAACATGAGAATGATTTTAGTTCTAAGATTCTCTAGTTCTAGATTGTGTCTGATTAAATGTTCTGATCTATACGCTTCTATAAgcatcttgttttttttattcttattctcTGTATTTTTACTCAAGAATCTACTTGAGTACTCACAATCTACACAATAATGTCAAACTACATAAAATATTAGAATTATTTACTGTAAAGCTAATGTGTATATGTAGTTTATATGTGCTGTTActttattcatctttattaaCTTAGTAAAA contains:
- the LOC134336044 gene encoding GTPase IMAP family member 9-like — protein: MNKEERWIVLLGRTGVGKSATGNTILGKNAFRSERSLSSVTKQSECVEAVIGGKHVRVVDTPGLFNTTLPQDQLGMELCRSVYLSQSGVHAFILVFRFDTFTEQEEEIIKRLQKVFGQKVLDHTILLFTHGEGGSEKIIDQEISRNEHLRRALDQCGRRFHIINNSALKNKQQVPELLQKIDRMVVQNGGGCYTNEMYRVAQGLTWEKFWETVKVVSF